Proteins encoded within one genomic window of Nordella sp. HKS 07:
- a CDS encoding adenylate/guanylate cyclase domain-containing protein, with product MQQPSAHLHPQKPASWAGPLKLHLSLLIILLLLGVALPLIWMAHQRGEAAAETAADEKMQLLSERTTDRFRIVFGDAVPLVSMAAISDAFATPPPADLPAKTRLLLEGLAGSPNLDGLYVGYGDGSFIHVVSLDNDKTWRKVLGAPAEATFALRVIAREPANGNMSSVWRFLGRDGRVVAALAPTEASYDPRTRPWYQRALATPDISSVGPYVTATTRALALTLSQRHHDANGAVAGADILLATIGHFLDSEKVSPRATSFILDDTRDLLIHSDPNLMEKLLLLRGRKTRVSADDPNISDATIAAARSALPAAEGSFVFEVAGEPYLGQAAPITFSPLLAGNTLVITAPLSDFTAANEELLRRALVVSGLLLAIGIIAAILIARLITRSLSSLTEDAMRLSDFEFGKAAPESTYIREINSLSAAIAAARDAIRSFALYVPRELVRKIVTSRGDSQSGAARQEVTVMFTDIRDFTTISERHSPEEVVAMLSTYFELMNKGVERHKGAIIQFLGDSVFAMWNAPVPDPDHAGNACRCALDLAAALIQFNAGQRAEGRPEFVTRFGLHSGAAVVGSVGAERRLVYTAMGDTVNVASRLEGINKEFGTTIMTSRALKDRCEGNFIFRRLGFHQAKGRAEKVELFELVSRR from the coding sequence GTGCAGCAACCCAGCGCGCATTTGCATCCCCAGAAACCGGCCTCATGGGCAGGCCCGCTGAAGCTGCATCTGAGCCTCCTCATCATACTTCTGCTACTGGGCGTTGCGCTCCCCTTGATCTGGATGGCGCATCAGCGCGGCGAGGCCGCCGCCGAGACCGCTGCCGACGAGAAGATGCAGCTCCTGAGCGAGCGCACAACCGACCGCTTCCGCATCGTCTTCGGTGATGCCGTCCCCCTCGTGTCGATGGCCGCCATATCCGATGCCTTCGCGACCCCTCCCCCAGCCGATCTTCCCGCCAAGACGCGCCTGCTGCTCGAGGGGCTGGCCGGCTCACCCAATCTGGACGGCCTCTATGTCGGCTATGGCGACGGCTCCTTTATCCATGTCGTGAGCCTCGACAACGACAAGACCTGGCGCAAGGTACTGGGCGCCCCGGCGGAGGCGACCTTCGCGCTACGCGTCATCGCCCGTGAACCAGCCAACGGAAACATGTCGTCCGTCTGGCGTTTCCTTGGCCGTGACGGCCGGGTTGTGGCGGCGCTGGCGCCGACCGAGGCGAGCTATGATCCGCGCACCAGGCCCTGGTATCAGCGCGCACTGGCGACGCCGGACATCTCTTCCGTCGGGCCCTATGTCACCGCGACGACGCGCGCTCTGGCTCTCACGCTGTCGCAACGCCACCATGATGCAAACGGCGCGGTTGCCGGCGCCGACATATTGCTTGCCACCATCGGTCATTTTCTGGACAGCGAAAAGGTCTCGCCACGCGCCACGTCTTTCATTCTCGATGACACTCGCGATCTCCTCATCCATTCCGATCCGAACCTGATGGAGAAACTGCTCCTGCTGCGTGGCCGCAAGACGCGGGTTTCGGCGGATGACCCCAATATCAGCGACGCGACAATTGCCGCTGCGCGCTCGGCGCTTCCCGCGGCGGAAGGCTCCTTTGTTTTCGAGGTGGCGGGCGAACCCTATCTCGGACAGGCGGCACCGATCACCTTTTCGCCGCTGCTCGCCGGCAATACTCTGGTGATCACGGCACCGCTGTCCGATTTCACGGCGGCGAATGAAGAGCTCCTGCGCCGCGCTCTTGTCGTCTCGGGCCTTCTGCTGGCGATCGGCATCATCGCCGCGATATTGATCGCCCGCCTCATCACCCGCTCGCTTTCCTCCTTGACCGAGGATGCGATGCGGCTGAGTGATTTCGAGTTCGGGAAGGCCGCACCCGAGTCCACTTATATCAGAGAGATCAATTCCCTCTCCGCCGCGATCGCCGCGGCCCGTGACGCCATTCGCAGCTTCGCTCTCTATGTGCCGCGCGAGCTGGTGCGAAAAATCGTCACCTCGCGGGGCGACAGCCAAAGCGGTGCTGCGCGTCAGGAGGTGACGGTGATGTTCACCGATATCCGCGATTTCACCACCATCAGCGAGCGTCATTCGCCGGAGGAAGTCGTGGCGATGCTGTCGACCTATTTCGAGTTGATGAACAAGGGTGTCGAGCGCCACAAAGGCGCAATCATCCAGTTCCTGGGCGATTCCGTCTTCGCCATGTGGAATGCGCCGGTACCCGATCCCGACCACGCCGGCAATGCCTGCCGCTGCGCGCTCGACCTCGCGGCGGCACTCATCCAGTTCAACGCCGGCCAGCGCGCTGAGGGCAGGCCGGAATTCGTGACCCGCTTCGGCCTCCATAGCGGCGCGGCGGTCGTGGGCAGCGTCGGCGCCGAGCGCCGGCTCGTCTACACCGCCATGGGCGACACGGTGAACGTGGCCTCGCGTCTCGAAGGCATCAACAAGGAATTCGGCACCACGATCATGACGAGCCGCGCGCTCAAGGATCGCTGCGAAGGAAACTTCATCTTCCGCCGTCTGGGCTTTCATCAGGCCAAGGGCCGCGCGGAGAAAGTCGAGCTGTTCGAGCTCGTGTCCCGGCGATAG
- a CDS encoding transporter, producing the protein MSSTIVSRGRSIASMGIAAALAASLAPKAHADEGGVAFWLSGQFGSLIAIPGAPGWSATGLAYYSSVKAGGGQQFPQGGQVHAGLDADLSVIGFGPGYTFDTTILGGSPSLSVVGLAGKVKASAEATLTGPNGGQISGQRTDTLVGVGDLYPMAALRWNAGVNNFMTYVMGDIPVGDYQPDRLANLGIGHGAIDGGLAYTYFNPQSGNEFSIASGLTYNFENPDTNYQNGIDSHFDVAASHFLSQQVHVGAVGYYYQQLTGDSGSGATLGDFKSRIFGVGPQIGYFVPAGDMQGYVNLKGFYEFGAENRAEGWNVWLTLALTPKAGK; encoded by the coding sequence ATGTCCAGCACGATCGTGTCGAGAGGGCGTTCTATCGCTTCTATGGGAATTGCCGCAGCACTGGCTGCAAGCCTGGCACCCAAAGCTCATGCCGATGAAGGCGGTGTCGCCTTCTGGCTGTCGGGCCAGTTCGGCAGCCTCATTGCCATACCCGGCGCGCCGGGCTGGTCGGCAACGGGTCTCGCCTATTATTCATCGGTGAAGGCTGGTGGTGGTCAGCAGTTTCCGCAAGGCGGACAAGTTCATGCCGGGCTCGATGCGGATCTGAGCGTCATAGGCTTCGGTCCCGGCTACACATTCGATACGACGATATTGGGCGGGTCGCCTTCCCTCAGCGTGGTGGGGCTCGCAGGGAAAGTCAAAGCCTCGGCCGAAGCCACCTTGACGGGTCCGAATGGTGGTCAGATTTCGGGACAGCGCACCGACACGCTGGTCGGCGTCGGCGATCTCTACCCAATGGCGGCGCTCAGATGGAATGCGGGCGTCAACAACTTCATGACTTATGTGATGGGTGATATACCGGTCGGTGATTATCAGCCCGACCGCCTCGCCAATCTCGGCATTGGCCATGGCGCGATCGATGGCGGCCTCGCCTATACCTATTTCAACCCGCAATCAGGAAACGAATTCTCGATCGCCAGCGGTCTCACTTATAATTTTGAGAACCCGGACACCAACTACCAGAATGGCATCGACAGTCATTTCGACGTGGCCGCCTCGCACTTCCTGTCGCAGCAGGTTCATGTGGGCGCCGTCGGCTACTACTATCAGCAGCTCACGGGTGACAGTGGCTCAGGCGCCACACTCGGCGATTTCAAGTCTCGTATCTTCGGCGTCGGGCCGCAGATCGGCTATTTCGTCCCGGCCGGCGACATGCAGGGCTATGTGAATCTGAAAGGCTTTTACGAATTCGGCGCCGAGAATCGCGCGGAAGGCTGGAATGTCTGGTTGACATTGGCGCTGACGCCGAAAGCCGGCAAGTGA
- a CDS encoding DUF1254 domain-containing protein, with protein MPYVKKTVIAALLLVLMPFAASAQDFSAEELARRAIERRAVEAVIWGMPAVNTDLMRQEMLSKTKGKENQVIYWGKPLDWRNQTLTPNPDAIYFMTFVNTKEVGPVVIEVPPAKGGSLNANIVDIWQMPLEDAGALGADKGKGGKYLILPPGYVKKAPGGYFVLRPGTFTSYALMRSNLKSHEPANVEKSVAYGKRIKVYPLSQAAKPAPTVFTDVQDVIYDSTIRYDLSFFQSLHGIIQSEPWLDRDRVMIDQLRTLGIEKGKPFKPDQRTREALQKGIAEAKALLAARYEEFFPPFFEGSRWALPAAQEFMKATQSGYSDPDQYPVDLRGLAYTYAYIGIKRLGAGQFYLMTIKDKDGNSLDGGKMYRLHVPPDVPVEQYWSATAYDRDTHALIKNMDRASRASNNTDMKTNEDGSVDIYFGPSAPQGQERNWVPTDPKRGFEVMFRLYGPTKALFEKKAWMLPDIEKVSAP; from the coding sequence ATGCCGTATGTGAAGAAAACTGTCATCGCCGCGCTGTTGCTCGTCCTCATGCCATTCGCGGCATCGGCACAGGATTTCTCCGCCGAGGAACTGGCCCGCCGTGCCATCGAGCGGCGCGCCGTGGAGGCGGTCATCTGGGGCATGCCGGCGGTCAATACCGACCTCATGCGTCAGGAGATGCTCAGCAAGACGAAGGGCAAGGAGAACCAGGTCATCTATTGGGGAAAGCCGCTCGACTGGCGCAATCAGACGCTCACCCCCAATCCGGATGCCATCTATTTCATGACCTTCGTCAATACAAAGGAGGTCGGGCCCGTCGTCATCGAGGTGCCACCCGCCAAAGGCGGCTCGCTCAACGCCAATATCGTGGATATCTGGCAAATGCCGCTCGAGGATGCGGGGGCTTTGGGCGCCGACAAGGGCAAGGGCGGCAAATATCTGATCCTCCCGCCAGGCTATGTCAAGAAAGCCCCCGGCGGATATTTCGTTCTGCGCCCCGGCACCTTCACCAGCTATGCGCTGATGCGTTCCAATCTCAAAAGCCATGAGCCTGCCAACGTCGAGAAGTCGGTCGCCTATGGCAAGCGGATCAAGGTCTATCCTTTGTCGCAGGCCGCCAAGCCGGCCCCGACCGTCTTCACCGACGTCCAGGACGTCATCTACGATTCCACCATCCGCTACGATCTGAGCTTCTTCCAGTCGCTGCATGGCATTATCCAGAGCGAGCCCTGGCTAGACCGTGACCGCGTCATGATCGACCAGCTCAGGACGCTCGGCATCGAAAAGGGCAAGCCCTTCAAACCCGATCAGCGGACCAGGGAGGCTTTGCAGAAGGGAATAGCGGAAGCAAAGGCCTTGCTCGCGGCCAGGTATGAAGAGTTCTTTCCACCCTTCTTCGAAGGCAGCCGCTGGGCGCTGCCGGCGGCGCAGGAATTCATGAAGGCGACCCAGTCAGGTTATAGCGATCCGGATCAATATCCAGTCGATTTGCGCGGACTCGCCTACACTTACGCGTATATCGGCATCAAAAGACTGGGCGCCGGTCAATTCTATCTGATGACGATCAAGGATAAGGACGGCAACAGCCTGGACGGTGGAAAAATGTACCGTCTCCATGTGCCGCCCGATGTGCCGGTCGAGCAATATTGGTCGGCGACCGCCTATGACCGCGATACGCATGCCTTGATCAAGAACATGGATCGCGCCAGCCGCGCTTCGAACAATACCGACATGAAGACGAACGAAGACGGCTCGGTCGATATCTATTTCGGCCCAAGCGCTCCGCAAGGCCAGGAACGCAATTGGGTGCCGACCGATCCGAAGCGCGGCTTCGAGGTGATGTTCCGCCTCTATGGTCCCACCAAGGCGCTGTTCGAGAAAAAGGCGTGGATGTTGCCCGATATCGAAAAGGTGAGCGCGCCGTGA
- a CDS encoding patatin-like phospholipase family protein has protein sequence MHASKSLALGVAALLLLGGCAGGVRNPVPEPLVATAALPGYAHIRFWGDDGGGVSPAVLKTQATQVVRAAKADKSVNLYDRKFLAISGGGSNGAFGAGLLIGWTASGTRPKFDVVTGVSTGSLIAPFAFLGPDYDPQLREVYTTISGKDIFETRGILSIIGGDSAVDDTPFKRLVGRYVDDTLMAAVAREHAKGRRLLVGTTNLDAERPVIWDMGAIASSHVPNRKQLFRDILVASASIPAVFPPVRLSVTADGQRYDEMHVDGGTTNQVFLLPSNFTAREVDAIIGRTPKRTLYVIRNGKVSPEWSAVKPRITAIAAKSLNSLIKTQGIGDLYRLYANAKRDGMDYNAIWVPEDFELKEKEPFDPVYMRKLFNLAYKTGKNGIPWSKVPPNEE, from the coding sequence GTGCATGCGTCCAAATCACTGGCTTTAGGCGTCGCGGCGCTGCTGCTGCTCGGGGGCTGTGCCGGCGGAGTGCGCAATCCGGTGCCTGAGCCCCTGGTCGCGACGGCCGCCCTTCCGGGCTATGCTCATATCCGCTTCTGGGGCGACGATGGCGGCGGCGTCAGTCCCGCTGTCCTCAAGACCCAGGCCACGCAAGTGGTCAGGGCCGCCAAGGCGGACAAGTCGGTCAATCTCTATGACCGTAAATTCCTCGCCATTTCCGGGGGTGGCAGCAATGGCGCCTTCGGGGCCGGCCTGCTTATCGGCTGGACTGCGTCGGGCACACGGCCGAAATTCGACGTGGTCACCGGCGTCAGCACCGGCTCGCTCATTGCTCCTTTCGCCTTCCTCGGACCCGACTACGATCCGCAGTTGCGGGAGGTCTATACCACCATTTCGGGCAAGGACATTTTCGAGACCAGGGGGATACTGAGCATCATTGGCGGCGACTCCGCCGTCGACGATACGCCATTCAAGCGTCTGGTCGGGCGTTACGTCGATGACACGCTCATGGCGGCGGTGGCCCGTGAGCATGCCAAGGGACGCCGGCTTCTGGTCGGCACCACCAATCTCGATGCGGAGCGTCCGGTCATCTGGGACATGGGGGCCATCGCCTCAAGCCACGTGCCTAACCGCAAGCAGCTTTTCCGCGACATCCTCGTGGCGTCGGCCTCGATCCCGGCGGTGTTTCCGCCGGTCCGTCTGTCGGTCACCGCCGACGGCCAGAGATATGACGAGATGCATGTCGACGGCGGCACGACCAACCAGGTTTTTCTCCTCCCCTCCAATTTCACAGCGCGTGAGGTGGATGCGATCATCGGCCGGACGCCGAAGCGCACGCTCTATGTGATCCGCAACGGCAAGGTCTCGCCGGAATGGAGCGCGGTGAAGCCACGGATCACCGCCATCGCCGCCAAATCTCTGAACTCGCTCATCAAGACCCAGGGCATCGGCGATCTCTACCGCCTCTATGCCAATGCGAAGCGCGACGGCATGGATTACAATGCGATCTGGGTTCCGGAAGACTTCGAGCTCAAGGAGAAGGAGCCCTTCGATCCGGTCTATATGAGGAAGCTGTTCAACCTTGCCTATAAAACCGGCAAGAATGGCATTCCGTGGTCCAAAGTCCCCCCGAATGAGGAGTAG
- a CDS encoding transglycosylase SLT domain-containing protein, translated as MVSAGLLPYAVVDDYKAQIWAKVLPDLTVRSDLAVNQDGEIAWAMRKNSPLLKAKADAFVASHKLGTTFGNILRKRYYTSEKMARRALSVDAQRRYETLASAFRRYGDEFGFEFFLIAAQGYQESELDQNKRSPRGAVGVMQLLPSTAADKSVGVHDIVGSADRNIYAGAKYLRYLIGTYITDEGIDDRNRVLFAFAAYNAGPGNLRKFRAKAAEMGLDANQWFGNVENGAAAIVGRETVQYVSNIYKYYIAYTLAARISADRKAAVERVEAQEK; from the coding sequence ATGGTCAGCGCCGGACTCCTGCCTTATGCGGTGGTCGACGACTATAAGGCGCAGATCTGGGCCAAGGTGCTGCCCGACCTCACCGTGCGCAGTGACCTTGCGGTCAATCAGGATGGCGAGATCGCCTGGGCCATGCGCAAAAACAGTCCGCTGCTGAAGGCCAAGGCCGACGCCTTCGTTGCGTCGCACAAACTCGGTACGACTTTCGGGAACATACTGCGGAAGCGGTACTATACCAGCGAGAAGATGGCGAGGCGGGCACTCTCGGTCGATGCACAAAGGCGATACGAGACCCTGGCCAGTGCCTTCCGCCGCTATGGCGACGAGTTCGGCTTCGAGTTTTTTCTGATCGCCGCCCAGGGTTACCAGGAATCCGAGCTGGACCAGAACAAGCGCAGCCCGCGCGGCGCCGTCGGCGTGATGCAGCTGCTGCCCAGCACAGCGGCCGACAAGAGCGTCGGCGTGCACGACATTGTCGGCAGCGCCGACCGCAACATCTATGCCGGGGCAAAATATCTGCGTTATCTCATCGGCACTTACATCACCGATGAGGGTATCGACGATCGCAACCGGGTCCTCTTCGCCTTCGCGGCCTACAATGCTGGCCCTGGCAATCTCAGGAAATTCCGGGCCAAGGCCGCCGAAATGGGGCTCGACGCCAACCAGTGGTTCGGCAATGTGGAGAATGGCGCCGCCGCCATAGTCGGGCGCGAGACGGTGCAATATGTAAGTAATATATACAAATATTATATCGCTTACACGCTCGCCGCCCGCATCTCGGCCGATCGCAAGGCCGCCGTGGAACGGGTCGAGGCGCAGGAAAAGTGA
- a CDS encoding response regulator transcription factor: MGKPRIRICVLDDDASVRNALFRLLRASKFEVRAYGTGEEFIAASRSFRPHCAIIDLHMPGMGGRDVQRHIAKHDPAISVIVITGHDSPQSRLDCLADGASAYLTKPVEEERLLSAIHGAMDKKSGETAAKRNHAAH, encoded by the coding sequence ATGGGAAAGCCTCGCATCCGCATTTGCGTCCTCGATGACGACGCCTCTGTCCGCAACGCGCTGTTCCGTCTGCTGCGCGCTTCGAAGTTCGAGGTGCGCGCCTATGGCACGGGCGAGGAGTTCATCGCCGCCAGCCGGAGCTTCCGGCCGCACTGCGCCATCATCGACCTGCACATGCCAGGAATGGGCGGACGCGACGTGCAGCGCCACATCGCCAAGCACGACCCCGCCATTTCCGTGATCGTGATTACCGGTCATGACAGTCCGCAAAGCCGGCTGGACTGTCTTGCCGACGGTGCCAGCGCCTATCTGACAAAGCCAGTCGAGGAAGAGCGCCTGCTTTCCGCCATTCATGGCGCCATGGACAAGAAGTCCGGGGAAACGGCGGCCAAGCGCAATCACGCCGCTCACTGA
- a CDS encoding transporter substrate-binding domain-containing protein: MNGFTMRLVQAGLFLFLALIPIFTTTTRAEEAGPPDGLDMGKSWTGDFDVMAQRRLVRILVPYNKTIYFIDKGEEFGTAVDLGRAFEKALNQGKKSAVEQIRVAFVPVPRDRLLPALAQGLGDIAAGGLTITSTREALVDFSRPFADNIKEVLVTARQPRPWRKSRILPAAISMSASRAAIMNICKR, encoded by the coding sequence ATGAACGGCTTCACAATGCGCTTAGTACAGGCGGGACTCTTCCTGTTCCTCGCCCTCATTCCTATTTTCACCACCACCACTCGCGCTGAAGAGGCCGGCCCGCCTGACGGTCTGGATATGGGCAAGTCCTGGACTGGCGACTTCGATGTCATGGCGCAGCGCCGGCTCGTGCGCATTCTCGTGCCCTACAACAAGACCATCTACTTCATTGACAAGGGCGAGGAATTTGGCACGGCTGTGGATCTTGGCCGAGCCTTCGAGAAAGCTCTGAATCAAGGAAAGAAAAGCGCGGTCGAGCAGATCAGGGTGGCTTTTGTGCCCGTGCCGCGCGACCGGCTATTGCCGGCGCTCGCCCAAGGCCTTGGCGACATCGCCGCCGGCGGCCTGACGATCACCTCGACGCGTGAGGCTCTTGTCGATTTTAGCCGTCCCTTCGCCGACAATATCAAGGAAGTTCTGGTGACGGCCCGGCAGCCCCGTCCCTGGCGCAAATCGAGGATCTTGCCGGCCGCGATCTCTATGTCCGCAAGTCGAGCAGCTATTATGAACATCTGCAAGCGCTGA
- a CDS encoding SDR family oxidoreductase: MVTGAGSGIGRAVAKGLAESGYAVVLAGRNKDKLEAVKAEIRGKCLAVPTDVGDPASAAQLFAETRKAFGRLDVLFNNAGIGAPAVPLEDLTPAQWKAVVDTNLSGAFYCTQEAFRLMKAQSPAGGRIINNGSISAHVPRPLSAPYTATKHAITGLTRSTSLDGRKYNIACGQIDIGNAGTEMTARMKSGVLQADGTTKPEPTMDVRHVVNAVVHMASLPLDANVLFMTVMANEMPFVGRG, from the coding sequence ATGGTTACCGGAGCCGGTTCAGGGATAGGCCGTGCCGTGGCGAAGGGATTGGCCGAATCGGGTTATGCGGTCGTTCTCGCCGGGCGAAACAAGGATAAGCTCGAGGCGGTGAAGGCCGAGATAAGAGGCAAGTGCCTGGCGGTCCCGACCGATGTGGGGGATCCCGCCTCCGCCGCCCAACTCTTCGCGGAGACCCGGAAGGCCTTCGGCCGGCTCGATGTCCTGTTCAACAATGCCGGCATCGGCGCGCCGGCGGTACCTTTGGAAGATCTGACGCCCGCGCAATGGAAGGCCGTGGTCGACACCAATCTGTCGGGCGCCTTTTATTGCACGCAGGAAGCCTTCCGGCTGATGAAAGCGCAGTCGCCGGCGGGCGGCCGCATCATCAATAACGGCTCGATCTCCGCCCATGTGCCGCGGCCTTTGTCGGCGCCCTATACGGCGACGAAACATGCGATCACCGGCCTCACCCGTTCCACCTCGCTCGATGGCCGCAAATACAATATCGCCTGCGGGCAGATCGATATCGGCAATGCCGGCACAGAAATGACGGCGCGCATGAAGAGCGGCGTCCTGCAGGCTGATGGCACGACGAAGCCGGAGCCGACGATGGACGTCCGCCACGTGGTGAACGCCGTCGTCCACATGGCTTCCTTGCCGCTCGACGCCAATGTCCTGTTCATGACCGTGATGGCGAATGAGATGCCATTCGTCGGACGCGGATAA